From Bacillus pumilus, one genomic window encodes:
- a CDS encoding YfcC family protein — protein MKTAAVSAPEKQKRKLQMPDAYVLLFIIALICTIATYFVPAGEFDRKTSGEITTAVPGSFHRIDQSPVSPVGFFTAIQEGMVGSSSIIFLILFTGGTIAILEKTGAINGMIHHVISRFQTKQLLFICIVGGLFSVLGTTGIVVNSVIGFIPIGIIVARSLKWDAVAGAAVIYIGCYAGFNATILSPSPLGLSQTIAELPIFSGIGLRVIIYLCFLISSIVYIYLYTRRLKNKEKGSLLGDQWFPAKGLGGADAESVDKPAFTGRHKLILAVCGLSLGGFLYGALQLGWTDKEMAGVFIFMAIAAGLLGGLAANDIAKTFIVGCQSLVYGALIVGMARCISVILENGKLLDTVVNGLASMLTGFSPIAGAIGMYIASALLHFLISSGSGEAVVFIPILAPLADLMGITRQVAVEAVMLGEGVVNCINPTSGVLMAVLAASGIPYVKWLRFMVPLALIWFVIGLVFICIGVMINWGPY, from the coding sequence ATGAAAACAGCGGCAGTATCAGCACCAGAGAAACAAAAACGAAAACTTCAAATGCCGGATGCGTATGTTCTCTTATTTATCATTGCGCTCATTTGTACCATTGCAACGTATTTTGTACCAGCGGGTGAATTTGATCGAAAGACATCAGGGGAAATCACAACAGCTGTTCCTGGCAGCTTTCACCGCATTGATCAATCACCCGTGAGTCCCGTTGGCTTTTTTACAGCCATTCAGGAGGGGATGGTAGGGTCCTCTTCTATTATTTTTCTCATTCTATTTACTGGCGGAACCATTGCCATTTTGGAGAAAACAGGTGCTATTAACGGAATGATTCACCATGTCATCAGCAGGTTTCAAACGAAGCAATTATTGTTTATTTGTATTGTTGGAGGATTATTTTCGGTGCTTGGAACGACCGGCATTGTCGTGAACTCTGTTATAGGATTTATTCCAATCGGGATTATTGTGGCAAGGTCCTTGAAATGGGACGCTGTGGCAGGAGCAGCGGTCATTTACATCGGCTGTTATGCTGGATTTAACGCAACCATTTTGTCTCCATCTCCACTAGGTTTATCTCAAACGATTGCAGAGCTGCCGATCTTTTCTGGCATTGGCCTGCGTGTCATTATTTATCTTTGCTTTCTTATATCTAGTATTGTGTACATCTATTTATATACAAGACGCCTGAAGAATAAAGAAAAGGGAAGCCTTCTTGGTGATCAATGGTTTCCTGCGAAGGGGCTTGGCGGAGCTGATGCGGAATCTGTGGACAAGCCTGCATTTACCGGCAGACATAAGCTGATTTTAGCGGTGTGCGGATTGTCTCTTGGGGGCTTCTTATATGGCGCGCTTCAGCTTGGCTGGACCGATAAGGAAATGGCAGGTGTGTTCATTTTTATGGCCATTGCTGCTGGATTGCTTGGCGGATTAGCAGCCAATGATATTGCGAAAACATTTATTGTCGGCTGTCAAAGCCTTGTGTACGGCGCACTCATTGTCGGAATGGCACGCTGCATTTCTGTCATTTTAGAAAACGGTAAGCTGCTGGATACAGTGGTCAATGGCTTGGCGAGTATGCTGACAGGATTTAGTCCAATTGCTGGTGCGATCGGGATGTATATTGCGAGTGCGCTTCTTCACTTTTTGATTTCATCAGGATCAGGAGAAGCGGTTGTCTTTATTCCAATTCTTGCGCCACTGGCTGATTTAATGGGCATCACAAGACAGGTAGCTGTAGAAGCAGTGATGCTTGGTGAAGGGGTGGTTAACTGTATCAATCCGACGTCAGGTGTGTTGATGGCTGTGCTTGCTGCAAGTGGTATTCCTTATGTGAAGTGGCTGCGTTTTATGGTGCCGCTTGCGCTCATTTGGTTTGTCATTGGCCTTGTCTTTATTTGTATCGGCGTTATGATCAACTGGGGACCTTATTAA
- a CDS encoding glycine betaine ABC transporter substrate-binding protein encodes MWKKSLYIGMTALLVFLLAACGVKSDSNASAAQQVNKTIIGIDPGSGIMALTDQAKKDYGLEDWTVVSASSAAMTATLKKSYDRKKPIIITGWNPHWMFTRYDLKYLEDPKKSYGEAEEIHTISRKGFAKDQPEAAKMLSQFKWSQDDMGEVMMDIQDGINPKDAAVKYVKKHKDQVAKWTKGVKKSNGDKVNLAYVAWDSEIASTNVAAEVLRELGFEVTLTQVEAGPMWTAIATGSADASLSAWLPNTHKTYAAKFKGKYDDLGTSMKGLRMGLVVPTYMKNVNSIEDLKK; translated from the coding sequence ATGTGGAAAAAGTCTCTCTACATTGGGATGACCGCCCTGCTTGTCTTTTTACTAGCCGCTTGTGGCGTGAAGTCAGATTCAAATGCGAGTGCAGCACAGCAGGTGAATAAAACCATTATCGGCATTGATCCGGGTTCAGGGATTATGGCGCTAACGGATCAAGCGAAAAAGGATTACGGCTTAGAGGATTGGACGGTTGTGTCTGCATCAAGTGCAGCTATGACCGCAACGCTCAAGAAATCTTACGACCGTAAAAAGCCAATTATTATCACTGGCTGGAATCCACACTGGATGTTTACTCGCTATGATTTAAAATATTTAGAGGATCCAAAGAAATCTTACGGTGAAGCGGAAGAGATTCATACGATTTCACGTAAAGGTTTTGCAAAAGATCAGCCGGAAGCAGCCAAAATGCTTAGTCAATTTAAATGGTCTCAAGATGACATGGGCGAAGTCATGATGGATATCCAAGATGGTATCAATCCAAAGGATGCCGCCGTTAAATATGTGAAGAAACATAAAGACCAAGTAGCGAAATGGACAAAAGGCGTGAAAAAGTCGAATGGTGACAAAGTCAATCTTGCCTACGTTGCGTGGGATAGTGAGATTGCAAGTACCAATGTCGCTGCAGAAGTACTGCGTGAGCTCGGATTTGAAGTGACCTTGACTCAGGTGGAAGCAGGTCCAATGTGGACAGCAATTGCAACTGGAAGTGCGGATGCCTCATTATCTGCTTGGCTGCCAAATACGCATAAAACGTATGCAGCGAAGTTTAAAGGGAAATATGATGATCTAGGCACAAGTATGAAAGGTCTTCGCATGGGGCTAGTTGTTCCGACATATATGAAGAACGTCAACTCGATTGAGGATTTGAAAAAATAG
- a CDS encoding L-lactate permease — protein MWQQIYNPFGNEFVSALVAMLPILFFLLALTVFKLKGVLAACFTLIVSFVTAVFFFHMPIEKALSAVLLGISNGLWPIGYIVIMAVWLYKIAVKSGKFDVIRSSIAGISQDQRLQLLLIGFSFNAFLEGAAGFGVPIAISAALLTELGFKPLKAAMLCLIANAASGAFGAVGIPVITGAQMGNMTPLALSQTLVYTIPFISFCIPFLLILIVDGFKGIKETLPALLVVSGSYAILQAVTMVTMGPELANIISALASMGILALFLRKWQPKHIYREEGAPAIEQKQTYRGIEVLKAWSPFYILTAIITVWSLPAFKALFAVGGPLNWTTILVKMPFLHQQIVKLPPIAQTETPIDAIFKIDVISATGTAILIAVMLTGLFSRHITLTEGAACLKASVKELWVPVLTICFVMGFANLANFAGLSSAIGLALAKTGDLFPLVSPVLGWIGVFITGSVVSNNALFGNLQAVTASQIGSQAGLLIGANTTGGVMAKLISPQSIAIATAAVGETGKESELFQKTVKYSFILLGIVCIWTFILAQFV, from the coding sequence ATGTGGCAGCAAATATATAATCCGTTTGGTAATGAGTTCGTGAGTGCATTGGTAGCAATGCTCCCAATTTTGTTTTTCCTGCTTGCATTAACTGTATTTAAGTTAAAAGGTGTTTTAGCCGCTTGTTTTACCTTAATCGTCAGCTTTGTAACAGCTGTTTTCTTCTTTCATATGCCAATTGAAAAGGCATTATCTGCTGTGCTGCTCGGTATATCTAATGGGCTGTGGCCGATTGGATATATCGTCATCATGGCGGTATGGCTCTATAAAATTGCTGTGAAATCTGGAAAATTCGATGTCATTCGTTCTAGTATTGCAGGAATCTCTCAAGATCAACGTCTTCAGCTATTATTAATTGGTTTTAGTTTTAATGCATTTTTAGAGGGAGCCGCTGGGTTTGGTGTACCGATTGCGATCAGTGCTGCTCTCTTAACAGAGCTTGGGTTTAAACCGCTGAAAGCTGCGATGCTCTGCTTAATTGCCAATGCTGCGTCTGGCGCATTTGGTGCTGTGGGTATCCCAGTCATTACAGGGGCGCAAATGGGCAATATGACTCCGCTTGCGTTATCTCAAACCCTTGTGTATACGATACCGTTTATTTCATTCTGTATTCCGTTCCTCCTCATTCTCATTGTGGACGGATTCAAAGGGATTAAAGAAACGCTCCCTGCCTTGCTTGTTGTAAGTGGAAGCTATGCCATTTTACAAGCTGTCACAATGGTGACAATGGGTCCTGAGCTTGCCAATATTATTTCAGCTTTAGCAAGTATGGGCATTTTGGCTTTATTTCTTCGAAAATGGCAGCCGAAACACATTTATCGTGAAGAAGGAGCACCAGCCATTGAACAGAAACAAACGTATCGCGGCATTGAAGTGCTGAAAGCATGGTCTCCGTTCTATATTTTAACCGCCATTATTACGGTATGGAGTCTTCCAGCATTTAAAGCATTGTTTGCTGTAGGAGGCCCGCTCAACTGGACAACCATTTTAGTGAAAATGCCTTTTTTGCATCAGCAAATTGTGAAATTACCACCAATTGCACAAACAGAAACACCTATTGATGCGATCTTTAAAATTGATGTCATCAGTGCAACGGGTACTGCCATTCTGATTGCGGTGATGCTGACAGGTTTGTTTAGCAGACATATTACATTAACAGAAGGAGCTGCCTGCTTAAAAGCATCAGTGAAAGAGCTTTGGGTACCTGTTCTTACCATTTGTTTTGTCATGGGCTTTGCCAACTTGGCGAACTTCGCTGGACTAAGTTCAGCCATTGGGCTTGCACTTGCCAAAACAGGCGATTTGTTCCCGCTTGTCAGCCCGGTGCTTGGCTGGATCGGGGTGTTTATTACAGGATCTGTCGTGAGTAACAACGCCTTATTCGGCAACCTTCAAGCGGTCACTGCTTCTCAAATCGGCTCACAGGCAGGTTTGTTAATCGGGGCAAATACAACTGGCGGGGTCATGGCAAAATTAATTTCTCCACAATCCATCGCCATAGCTACAGCAGCTGTTGGAGAAACAGGTAAAGAATCTGAGCTCTTCCAAAAGACCGTGAAGTACAGCTTCATCCTGCTCGGCATTGTGTGTATATGGACATTCATTCTTGCTCAATTTGTATAG
- the opuAB gene encoding glycine/proline betaine ABC transporter permease subunit OpuAB, with product MSDLPRIQFADYIDRFVDWLTLTFGGFFDGITNGLAGTVNGIVAALGVIPSIILTLIFAGIAWWISTRGVALFTLIGFLLIDYLGYWHPMLQTLALVLTAVVISIVIGVPIGIWASQKETVRKIVTPILDLMQTMPAFVYLLPAIFFFNIGVVPGVVASVIFSMPPTIRMTILGIKQVPADLIEATEAFGSTTFQRLFKVQLPLATKTILAGINQSIMLALSMVVIAAMVGAPGLGSEVYSAVTQLKTGIGFEAGIAIVIVAITLDRITQNIKTKKTRGNA from the coding sequence ATGAGTGATTTACCTAGAATTCAGTTCGCGGATTACATTGATCGATTTGTTGACTGGTTAACATTAACGTTTGGTGGTTTCTTTGATGGCATCACAAATGGATTAGCAGGCACAGTAAATGGAATTGTGGCAGCACTTGGTGTGATTCCATCCATTATTTTAACCCTTATTTTTGCCGGCATTGCCTGGTGGATCAGTACAAGAGGAGTTGCTCTTTTCACACTTATTGGATTTTTGCTGATCGACTATTTAGGCTACTGGCATCCAATGCTACAAACACTTGCGCTCGTTTTGACAGCTGTGGTCATTTCCATCGTGATCGGGGTTCCGATCGGTATTTGGGCATCACAGAAGGAAACTGTGCGTAAGATTGTAACACCTATTTTAGATTTAATGCAGACAATGCCTGCATTCGTTTATCTATTACCAGCAATCTTCTTCTTTAACATTGGCGTTGTGCCTGGGGTTGTAGCATCAGTTATTTTCTCCATGCCGCCAACGATTCGTATGACGATTCTCGGTATTAAACAAGTACCAGCTGATTTAATTGAAGCAACAGAAGCATTTGGTTCAACGACATTCCAGCGTTTGTTCAAAGTTCAGCTTCCACTTGCAACAAAAACCATCCTAGCTGGTATTAACCAAAGTATCATGCTTGCTCTATCAATGGTCGTCATTGCGGCAATGGTAGGTGCGCCAGGACTTGGTTCAGAAGTATATAGTGCGGTAACGCAGCTGAAAACAGGAATTGGTTTTGAAGCAGGTATTGCCATTGTGATTGTGGCGATTACACTCGACCGTATTACACAAAACATTAAAACGAAAAAAACCAGGGGGAATGCTTAA
- a CDS encoding LacI family DNA-binding transcriptional regulator, with protein sequence MCTIYEIAKRCGVSTTTVSRVLNHHPYVSEEKRQLILQVMKEMEYTPSSAARTLRSHQTKTIAVSVPAVDHPFFAQLIKGISKEVLDQGYKAIVLQTFYQESLELEGLQLLKKREVDGVILGALENPWEKIEPFLTNGPIVMANEYHQTADIPIIGYDEREAAYKAVDYLIQSGRRSIGFCFDTESSEAQKQRKQGYLDALSAHGLPLHDDWLFGEAFTIEDGFRLMDVIHDMKNAPDAIFTGNDQVAAGLIKQAISYGYQIPKDLAVIGYDNQDICEVTAPTITTIDIPIVELGQRSVQQIIEILQDQKPLQREHIQLPTRLVTREST encoded by the coding sequence ATGTGTACAATTTATGAAATTGCCAAACGCTGCGGGGTTTCAACCACCACCGTTTCCAGAGTGCTGAATCATCATCCATATGTGTCAGAGGAAAAGCGTCAGCTCATTTTACAGGTGATGAAAGAAATGGAATATACACCGAGTTCAGCGGCTCGCACTCTTCGTTCACATCAGACAAAAACCATTGCTGTGTCTGTCCCGGCTGTGGACCATCCTTTTTTTGCACAATTGATTAAAGGCATATCAAAGGAAGTACTGGATCAAGGTTATAAAGCCATCGTGCTTCAGACGTTTTATCAGGAATCGTTAGAGCTTGAAGGGCTTCAATTATTAAAAAAAAGAGAAGTAGATGGGGTCATATTAGGGGCATTAGAAAATCCGTGGGAAAAGATCGAGCCATTTTTAACGAACGGCCCTATTGTCATGGCGAACGAATATCATCAAACAGCAGACATCCCGATTATTGGATACGATGAGCGGGAAGCCGCCTATAAAGCGGTTGACTACTTGATTCAGTCAGGGCGAAGATCGATTGGATTTTGCTTTGATACTGAAAGCAGTGAAGCACAAAAACAAAGGAAACAGGGCTATCTTGATGCACTTTCTGCACACGGCTTGCCGCTGCATGACGATTGGCTTTTCGGGGAGGCCTTCACCATTGAAGACGGTTTTCGCTTAATGGATGTCATCCATGACATGAAGAATGCACCTGATGCCATTTTCACGGGTAATGATCAAGTCGCAGCAGGGCTCATTAAACAGGCCATTTCATACGGTTATCAAATCCCTAAGGATCTAGCGGTGATCGGCTATGACAATCAAGACATTTGCGAGGTGACAGCTCCAACAATCACCACAATTGACATCCCGATCGTAGAGCTTGGCCAGCGGTCTGTGCAGCAAATAATCGAGATCCTGCAAGACCAAAAACCATTACAGCGTGAACATATCCAGCTGCCTACCCGGCTTGTGACAAGGGAATCGACATAA
- a CDS encoding DegT/DnrJ/EryC1/StrS family aminotransferase, giving the protein MQILTKISGKSKDYLPLLDMINQGVQVKSDSVEKHLANEKLVTFLEQDIGRTGLEKILFHYKQNKEKKIPFLPVDKLISEDEIDDIMLVLKEVLSSGRFTSGPYIPAFEKQLAEYLGKKYVIATSSGTDALMISLISAGVHPGDEVILPANSFAATENAVLAIGAVPVYADIDPDTYCLAPSEIEKHITDQTVCILPVHLYGKQADMKAISAIAKQHGLKIIEDGCQAIGSSGLGAYGDGLVLSFNPYKNLGVCGKAGAIATNDEALAEKCMEISYHGFEVGKKNVKRSDYGFNSKIDNLQAAIGLERMKYLGLQNFKRFYLAKRYIDQLQTLEEEGYLKLPKLTDDHVWHLFPIRVLKGERDELAAKLLEMGIETDVYYPILSHQHQTNLVSQKYKQTTLPHTEKAAQQLLHLPLYPGMPLQDQEKVIEGVHHVIKSSIQ; this is encoded by the coding sequence ATGCAAATATTGACGAAGATATCAGGTAAAAGCAAGGATTATCTTCCTTTGCTGGATATGATCAATCAAGGTGTTCAAGTAAAGTCTGATTCAGTTGAGAAGCACCTAGCAAATGAAAAGCTGGTGACGTTCCTTGAGCAAGATATAGGGCGCACAGGCTTGGAAAAAATTCTCTTCCATTATAAACAAAATAAGGAAAAAAAGATACCATTTCTGCCAGTTGATAAACTGATTTCGGAGGATGAGATCGATGATATCATGCTGGTGTTGAAAGAAGTATTGAGTTCTGGCCGTTTTACTTCAGGGCCATATATTCCGGCGTTTGAAAAGCAGCTCGCTGAGTACTTAGGGAAGAAATATGTCATTGCCACGTCAAGTGGAACAGATGCCCTAATGATCAGCCTCATATCAGCAGGCGTCCATCCGGGAGACGAGGTCATTTTGCCAGCGAATAGCTTTGCTGCAACAGAAAATGCAGTGCTTGCGATTGGGGCTGTTCCGGTCTATGCCGATATTGATCCAGATACTTACTGCTTGGCACCGAGTGAAATAGAGAAGCATATCACAGATCAAACGGTATGCATTCTTCCAGTTCATTTATATGGAAAGCAAGCGGATATGAAGGCCATTTCGGCGATTGCAAAACAGCATGGGTTGAAAATCATTGAAGATGGCTGTCAGGCGATCGGCAGCAGCGGCCTTGGAGCATATGGAGATGGACTTGTTCTCAGCTTTAATCCATACAAGAATCTTGGTGTCTGCGGCAAAGCAGGAGCTATCGCGACAAATGATGAAGCCTTAGCGGAAAAATGCATGGAGATCAGCTATCACGGCTTTGAAGTAGGAAAGAAAAATGTCAAACGCAGTGACTACGGCTTTAATTCTAAAATTGATAATTTGCAGGCAGCGATCGGACTCGAACGCATGAAGTATTTAGGATTACAAAACTTTAAACGCTTTTACTTAGCAAAGCGATACATTGACCAGCTGCAAACGCTTGAGGAAGAAGGATACTTGAAGCTTCCGAAGCTGACGGATGATCATGTCTGGCATCTGTTCCCGATTAGAGTGTTGAAGGGAGAACGAGATGAGCTTGCAGCGAAATTGCTGGAAATGGGCATAGAAACAGATGTTTATTACCCGATTCTATCGCATCAGCATCAAACAAATCTTGTTTCTCAAAAGTATAAACAAACGACACTTCCACACACGGAAAAAGCAGCACAGCAATTACTTCACTTGCCGCTGTATCCAGGCATGCCGCTGCAAGATCAGGAGAAGGTCATCGAGGGGGTTCATCATGTTATCAAGTCTTCCATTCAATAA
- a CDS encoding alpha/beta fold hydrolase — protein MMDKPIMIFLHGGGVSSWMWQEQMETFKEAYECYTPDLLGHGTRANEQSFSMRESALEVISWFKQHAHGRKVILIGFSLGAQVAVEVLSNEPDIVDIAVINSALVMPLPWLYLMVRPLLPLTYPLLKKDWFIQLQAEKMGLPNDVLNDYAADSKSLQKKTLLTMFQENLHYKLPDTFQQAKARILVTVGEKEKGIMKRSAKKITTSHPKAAGVVVPDIGHTFTFEKKELFIDMIQSFIEERALPVELKEIK, from the coding sequence ATGATGGATAAGCCAATCATGATTTTCCTGCATGGCGGAGGAGTCAGCAGCTGGATGTGGCAGGAGCAGATGGAAACATTCAAGGAAGCGTATGAATGCTATACGCCTGATCTGCTTGGTCATGGGACAAGAGCAAATGAACAGTCATTTTCCATGCGAGAAAGCGCTCTTGAAGTCATCTCGTGGTTCAAGCAGCATGCGCACGGCCGTAAAGTGATACTCATTGGATTCTCTCTAGGTGCACAGGTTGCCGTTGAAGTGTTATCGAATGAGCCTGATATCGTAGACATAGCCGTCATCAACAGCGCTCTTGTGATGCCGCTGCCATGGCTTTACTTGATGGTGAGACCTCTTTTACCTCTTACGTATCCATTATTAAAGAAAGATTGGTTTATCCAGCTCCAAGCTGAAAAGATGGGGCTTCCAAACGATGTACTGAATGACTATGCGGCGGATTCGAAGAGTTTGCAGAAGAAAACCCTTCTGACGATGTTTCAAGAAAATCTCCATTACAAGCTCCCAGACACGTTTCAACAAGCGAAGGCACGGATTCTTGTCACAGTGGGAGAAAAGGAAAAAGGTATCATGAAACGGTCAGCAAAGAAAATAACGACATCACATCCGAAGGCAGCAGGTGTCGTCGTTCCTGATATTGGACATACATTTACGTTTGAAAAGAAAGAACTGTTTATTGATATGATTCAATCCTTTATAGAAGAGCGTGCGTTACCAGTGGAATTAAAGGAAATCAAGTAG
- a CDS encoding L-lactate dehydrogenase — protein MTNEKVNKVALIGAGFVGSSYAFTLINQAITDELVVIDLNQDKAMGDVMDLNHGKAFAPHPVNTWYGDYEDCKDADIVCICAGANQKPGETRLDLVEKNLYIFKGIVDNVMKSGFDGIFLVATNPVDILTYATWKFSGLPKERVIGSGTTLDTARFRYMLSEYFEAAAHNVHAYIIGEHGDTELAVWSHANIGSVPITELMKRNDQYKQEDLDEMMENVRHAAYQIIEKKGATYYGVAMSLARITRAILHNENSILTVSTYLDGEYGAEDVYIGVPALVNRNGATEVMELALNDTEKEQFAHSVNVLKEILAPHF, from the coding sequence ATGACAAACGAAAAAGTAAACAAAGTAGCACTTATTGGAGCAGGTTTTGTAGGCAGCAGTTATGCCTTTACATTAATAAATCAAGCGATCACAGATGAATTGGTTGTCATCGATTTAAATCAAGATAAAGCAATGGGTGACGTCATGGATTTAAACCACGGGAAAGCATTTGCTCCGCATCCTGTGAATACATGGTATGGAGATTATGAGGATTGTAAGGATGCAGACATTGTATGTATCTGTGCTGGTGCGAACCAAAAGCCAGGTGAAACGAGACTTGACCTTGTTGAGAAAAATTTATATATATTTAAAGGCATTGTAGACAATGTGATGAAAAGTGGATTCGATGGTATTTTCTTAGTCGCCACGAACCCTGTTGATATTTTGACATATGCCACTTGGAAATTCAGTGGCCTGCCAAAAGAGCGAGTGATTGGCAGTGGAACCACACTTGATACTGCAAGATTTAGATACATGCTCAGTGAGTACTTTGAAGCAGCGGCACACAATGTGCATGCGTACATCATTGGAGAGCATGGGGATACAGAGCTTGCTGTGTGGAGTCATGCGAATATCGGAAGTGTACCCATTACAGAATTAATGAAGAGAAATGATCAATACAAACAAGAAGATTTAGATGAGATGATGGAAAATGTCCGCCATGCCGCTTACCAAATCATTGAGAAAAAAGGCGCCACTTACTACGGCGTAGCGATGAGTTTGGCCCGCATTACAAGAGCGATCCTGCACAATGAAAACAGTATTTTGACCGTCAGCACTTACTTAGATGGAGAGTATGGAGCAGAAGATGTCTACATTGGTGTACCTGCCCTTGTGAATCGAAATGGCGCAACAGAAGTGATGGAGCTTGCACTTAATGATACAGAAAAAGAACAATTCGCACACAGTGTGAATGTGTTAAAAGAGATTTTGGCTCCTCATTTTTAA
- a CDS encoding SDR family NAD(P)-dependent oxidoreductase, translating to MSKNYIIFGASQGLGDAFVKGLPSSGDTVWIVSRSEPSSLNIDDGVHRIWLKIDLSSQTHIPFMLEALENQTIDVLIYNIGLWEKRGFEDDYSFDHDQPEDIAHLINVNVISTITYIQALLPHVRKSENGKIIVIGSTAGLDHTNLPQVSFVASKFGLRGIVNALREHVRKDKISVTCINPGELAAEVPYEDGAEKAIALYDETRIPVQDIVELARCVIHLSRVSCVKEINVPAMTDLNA from the coding sequence ATGAGTAAAAACTATATCATATTCGGTGCGAGTCAAGGCTTAGGGGATGCTTTTGTAAAAGGTCTTCCTTCAAGTGGAGATACAGTTTGGATTGTGTCTCGAAGTGAACCGAGCAGTTTGAACATAGATGACGGTGTACATAGAATTTGGCTGAAAATTGATTTATCAAGCCAAACCCACATCCCTTTTATGCTCGAAGCATTGGAGAATCAAACCATTGATGTTCTCATCTATAACATTGGTTTATGGGAAAAACGAGGCTTTGAAGATGATTATTCATTCGATCACGATCAGCCAGAGGATATCGCTCATTTAATCAATGTGAATGTCATCTCTACGATTACTTACATCCAAGCACTGCTTCCGCACGTAAGGAAATCGGAGAATGGAAAAATCATCGTGATTGGCTCAACGGCGGGACTCGATCATACAAACCTGCCGCAAGTTTCTTTTGTCGCATCTAAATTTGGCCTGCGCGGAATTGTGAATGCACTGAGAGAGCATGTGAGAAAAGATAAAATATCTGTTACCTGTATCAATCCAGGAGAGCTGGCGGCAGAGGTTCCATATGAAGATGGTGCCGAAAAAGCCATCGCTCTATATGATGAAACGAGAATCCCTGTACAGGATATAGTAGAGCTTGCGAGATGTGTGATTCATTTATCAAGGGTATCCTGTGTAAAAGAAATCAATGTCCCAGCCATGACAGATTTGAATGCGTAA
- a CDS encoding M20 peptidase aminoacylase family protein, giving the protein MTTLTNEMQQTVTDIFEHLHAHPEISWEETNTTAYLEGILKKMGCKTRTFDDCTGVIGEMGEGAPVVAVRADIDALWQEVDGEFQANHSCGHDAHMTMALGTFMALKEKELPNGTIRFIFQPAEEKGGGALKMIEKGVLADVDYLYGVHVRPIQETLNGRCAPAILHGSSNHYIGTIIGEEAHGARPHLGVNVIEVASTLVQRLAHIHVDPRVAHSVKMTNLNAGGGSSNIIPGKASFTLDVRAQTNVVMDELEKEIERAVHAVADAFGASITLSTDHRLPAATLNEEAVQIMSHAIEQVLGKEQLDPPIVTTGGEDFHFYAAKVPHIKSTMLGLGCDLEPGLHHPYMTFDRSAIFTGIEILTEAVYQTLQQHSS; this is encoded by the coding sequence ATGACAACTTTGACAAACGAAATGCAACAGACCGTGACAGACATCTTTGAACACCTGCACGCCCACCCAGAAATCAGCTGGGAAGAAACGAATACGACGGCTTATCTTGAAGGCATATTAAAAAAAATGGGCTGCAAGACTCGAACATTTGACGACTGTACAGGAGTGATTGGTGAAATGGGAGAAGGCGCACCAGTGGTCGCTGTGAGAGCCGATATTGATGCACTTTGGCAGGAAGTAGATGGTGAGTTTCAAGCCAATCATTCATGTGGTCACGATGCACACATGACAATGGCTCTCGGCACCTTCATGGCATTAAAGGAAAAGGAGCTCCCGAACGGCACCATCCGCTTCATTTTTCAGCCTGCTGAGGAAAAAGGCGGCGGCGCGCTGAAAATGATTGAAAAAGGTGTGTTAGCAGACGTTGATTACTTATACGGAGTGCATGTGCGCCCAATTCAAGAAACATTAAACGGACGCTGTGCACCTGCCATTTTGCATGGATCGAGTAATCATTACATCGGCACAATTATTGGAGAGGAAGCCCACGGTGCACGCCCGCATCTTGGGGTCAACGTCATTGAAGTGGCTTCTACCCTCGTACAGAGACTCGCGCATATCCATGTCGACCCAAGAGTTGCACATTCTGTGAAAATGACCAACCTGAATGCTGGCGGAGGCAGTTCAAACATCATCCCTGGCAAAGCTTCTTTTACATTGGATGTCAGGGCACAAACAAATGTTGTGATGGATGAACTAGAAAAAGAAATTGAAAGAGCCGTACATGCTGTAGCGGATGCCTTTGGCGCTTCCATTACACTTTCAACCGATCACCGTCTGCCTGCCGCAACCTTAAATGAGGAAGCTGTCCAGATCATGTCTCATGCCATTGAACAGGTTTTAGGCAAAGAACAGCTCGATCCCCCGATCGTAACGACAGGCGGAGAGGATTTTCACTTTTATGCAGCAAAGGTTCCGCATATCAAATCCACGATGCTTGGTTTAGGCTGTGATCTAGAGCCCGGTCTACATCATCCTTATATGACATTCGACCGCTCTGCTATCTTTACCGGCATTGAGATTTTGACTGAAGCTGTTTATCAAACACTTCAGCAGCATTCATCATAA